A single Gemmatimonadota bacterium DNA region contains:
- the rpmA gene encoding 50S ribosomal protein L27, protein MAHKKGVGSTRNGRDSNAQYRGVKKFGGERVVAGNIIVRQCGTKWHPGRNVGLGSDYTIYSLIDGVVKFEHKSKTRYKISVYPQQQTETATA, encoded by the coding sequence ATGGCACATAAAAAGGGCGTAGGATCCACTCGCAACGGTCGCGACAGCAACGCGCAGTACCGTGGCGTCAAGAAGTTCGGTGGCGAGCGCGTGGTCGCGGGCAACATCATCGTCCGCCAGTGCGGCACCAAGTGGCACCCGGGCCGCAACGTCGGACTCGGCTCCGACTACACGATCTACTCTCTCATCGACGGCGTCGTGAAGTTCGAGCACAAGAGCAAGACGCGCTACAAGATCAGCGTCTATCCTCAGCAGCAGACCGAGACGGCGACTGCGTAA
- a CDS encoding Rne/Rng family ribonuclease, translating to MKREILINAAARETRIAILEDDRLVELLVDRPDNRRMIGDIYVGKVEAVLPGIQAAFVNIGTEKSAFLHASDVQADDSDDDSDPDDHDDDDAEPANGNGGGNGHGNGGNGRRGKVPPIQDTLKRGQDILVQVTKEPISTKGPRVTAQISLAGRFLVYIPDGGTKVGVSRKIGAGAERQRLKEMVRGFLPEKVGGVIVRTVSEDVTPDMLKRELESLISQWKRIKKKTRFVRAPAVIHRETGLTRGLVRDLFSAKVDSLTVDSKQVFNEIVDYLEDIAPDLIPRVKLHAEEPPLFDKFEIESEIRDIFKRRCDLPSGGYLIIEPTEALVSIDVNSGRYTGKKDPEQTVLRTNMEAAAEVARQLRLRDVGGIIVTDFIDMESKSNRDKVLQEIRNHLSRDRARTKAFAVSDLGLIEMTRQRVRQSHYQSMTEACPTCHGSGRVFTPETIVRRMERSVRRMVLEGRRDNLLVKLHPEVAMYVLEQERDLVQKLQKSASFSLEMRDDPLLRPDEFKLVVKSQGRDVTQQYALA from the coding sequence ATGAAACGTGAAATCCTCATAAACGCGGCTGCGCGGGAAACGCGCATCGCGATTCTGGAGGACGACCGCCTCGTAGAGCTGTTGGTCGACCGTCCAGACAACCGCCGAATGATCGGCGACATCTACGTTGGGAAGGTGGAAGCCGTCCTTCCCGGCATTCAGGCAGCCTTCGTCAATATCGGGACGGAGAAGAGTGCCTTCCTCCACGCGTCCGACGTCCAGGCGGACGATTCGGATGACGACTCCGATCCTGACGATCATGACGACGATGACGCCGAGCCCGCCAACGGCAACGGCGGCGGCAATGGTCATGGTAACGGTGGCAATGGCCGCCGCGGCAAGGTCCCGCCGATCCAGGACACGCTCAAGCGGGGTCAGGACATTCTGGTTCAGGTGACCAAGGAGCCGATCTCGACCAAGGGTCCGCGCGTCACCGCGCAGATCTCGTTGGCGGGCCGGTTCCTGGTGTACATCCCAGACGGCGGCACCAAGGTCGGCGTGAGCCGAAAGATCGGTGCCGGTGCGGAGCGCCAGCGGCTCAAGGAGATGGTCCGCGGCTTTCTGCCCGAGAAGGTCGGCGGCGTGATCGTGCGCACGGTTAGCGAGGACGTGACACCGGACATGCTCAAGCGCGAGCTCGAGTCGCTGATATCGCAGTGGAAGCGGATCAAGAAGAAGACGCGATTCGTCCGCGCACCGGCGGTGATCCATCGTGAAACCGGTCTGACGCGCGGACTCGTGCGCGACCTGTTCAGCGCCAAGGTCGATTCGCTGACGGTGGACTCCAAGCAGGTCTTCAACGAGATCGTGGATTATCTGGAGGACATCGCGCCGGATCTGATCCCGCGCGTGAAGCTGCACGCCGAGGAGCCGCCTCTCTTCGACAAGTTCGAGATCGAATCGGAGATCCGGGACATCTTCAAGCGTCGCTGCGATCTCCCCTCGGGCGGATATCTGATCATCGAGCCGACCGAAGCGCTGGTCTCGATCGACGTGAACTCGGGGCGTTACACGGGCAAGAAGGATCCCGAGCAGACGGTTCTTCGAACCAACATGGAGGCGGCGGCCGAGGTTGCGCGCCAGTTGAGATTGCGCGACGTGGGCGGGATCATCGTCACGGACTTCATCGACATGGAGAGCAAGTCGAACCGTGACAAGGTGCTTCAGGAGATCCGGAACCATCTCTCGCGCGACCGCGCGCGGACCAAGGCATTTGCGGTAAGCGATCTCGGTCTGATCGAGATGACTCGCCAGCGGGTCCGGCAGAGTCACTATCAGAGCATGACGGAAGCGTGTCCCACGTGTCACGGCAGCGGGCGAGTCTTCACGCCGGAGACGATAGTGCGACGGATGGAGCGGTCGGTGCGCCGGATGGTGCTGGAAGGTCGTCGCGACAACCTGCTGGTGAAGCTGCATCCGGAGGTCGCGATGTACGTTCTGGAGCAGGAGCGGGACCTGGTCCAGAAGCTCCAGAAGTCAGCGTCGTTCTCGCTGGAAATGCGTGATGATCCGTTACTTAGACCGGATGAGTTCAAGTTGGTTGTGAAGTCGCAAGGCCGGGATGTGACGCAGCAGTACGCGTTGGCGTAA
- the rplU gene encoding 50S ribosomal protein L21: MPYAIIRTGGKQFRVEPGKTYRIPTLVGDAGAKVTFSDVLLGSDDKNTHVGVPALKGASVAAEIVKHGRGEKIIVFKQKRRKNYARKQGHRQGFTEIKIGDITLA; this comes from the coding sequence ATGCCATACGCTATCATCCGAACCGGCGGCAAGCAGTTTCGCGTCGAGCCCGGCAAAACCTACAGAATCCCTACGCTTGTCGGCGACGCCGGAGCAAAAGTCACGTTCTCCGACGTGCTGCTCGGTAGCGATGACAAGAATACTCACGTCGGCGTGCCGGCCCTCAAGGGCGCGTCAGTCGCCGCCGAGATCGTCAAGCACGGCCGCGGCGAGAAGATCATCGTCTTCAAGCAGAAGCGCCGCAAGAACTACGCGCGCAAGCAGGGACATCGTCAGGGCTTCACCGAGATCAAGATCGGCGACATCACACTCGCCTGA
- a CDS encoding amidohydrolase translates to MRITSLFLLCAAGVACAHNPAPTPAASPSTSAPSSSATAGATASATSGRDSAGKPGIGALSLPNANPFPSTYVPFPSHTTLIRNATIMTAAGPTMQNASILLRDGKIVAVGTSVTAPADAVVIDGTGKYVTPGIIDVHSHLGVYAAPGGGGLNDGNEATNPNTSYVWAEHSVWPQDPQFPRILAGGVTTVQILPGSANLFGGRSAILKVVPSRTVQGMKFPGAKYGVKMACGENPKRVYASRGPSTRMGNVAGYRTAYIQAAEYRRKWDEWNANHKGPPPARDLGQETLAEVLRGDILPQMHCYRADEMAQMLDVAKEFGFKIRAFHHAVEAYKIADLLRENGTGAAMWADWGGFKEEAMDGIRANIALVDAAGAKAMIHSDDPSGSQRLNQEVAKAMYAGRAAGINVTEDEAVKWMTINPAWALELDDKIGSLEPGKDADVVLWSGDPFSVYTKAEKVWIDGAMLFNRDDPAQNWRTDFDLGYVKGETR, encoded by the coding sequence ATGCGAATCACTAGTCTCTTCCTTCTCTGCGCTGCTGGAGTGGCATGCGCGCACAATCCGGCACCGACGCCAGCTGCATCGCCGTCGACCAGTGCGCCATCCAGTTCCGCAACAGCCGGCGCAACCGCGAGCGCCACATCGGGGCGCGACAGCGCCGGCAAGCCTGGTATTGGCGCACTGTCGCTTCCGAATGCGAATCCGTTCCCGAGCACGTACGTCCCGTTCCCGTCACACACGACGCTGATCCGGAACGCAACGATAATGACCGCCGCGGGGCCGACGATGCAGAACGCGTCGATCCTGCTTCGTGACGGCAAGATCGTCGCGGTCGGAACCTCGGTCACCGCACCCGCCGACGCTGTAGTGATCGACGGCACCGGCAAGTACGTGACGCCGGGAATCATCGACGTTCACTCCCACCTCGGAGTTTACGCCGCACCGGGCGGCGGTGGTCTCAATGACGGAAACGAGGCGACCAATCCGAACACGTCATACGTCTGGGCCGAGCACTCGGTATGGCCGCAGGATCCGCAGTTCCCGCGCATTCTGGCGGGCGGTGTCACGACGGTCCAGATCCTTCCCGGCTCGGCCAATCTCTTCGGCGGCCGCAGCGCAATTCTGAAGGTCGTACCATCGCGCACGGTCCAGGGGATGAAGTTTCCGGGGGCCAAGTACGGTGTGAAGATGGCGTGCGGCGAGAACCCCAAGCGTGTCTACGCTTCGCGCGGGCCGTCAACCCGTATGGGGAACGTCGCGGGCTATCGCACGGCGTACATCCAGGCCGCCGAATACCGCCGCAAGTGGGACGAATGGAACGCGAACCACAAGGGACCGCCGCCAGCGCGCGACCTCGGCCAGGAAACGCTCGCAGAAGTATTGCGCGGCGACATTCTTCCACAGATGCACTGCTACCGCGCGGACGAGATGGCGCAGATGCTGGACGTCGCGAAGGAATTCGGCTTCAAGATCCGCGCATTCCATCACGCGGTCGAAGCGTACAAGATCGCCGACCTGCTTCGTGAGAACGGAACGGGCGCCGCGATGTGGGCCGACTGGGGCGGTTTCAAGGAAGAGGCGATGGACGGCATTCGCGCCAACATCGCGCTGGTGGATGCGGCAGGTGCGAAGGCGATGATTCACTCCGACGATCCGTCCGGATCGCAGCGTCTCAATCAGGAAGTTGCAAAGGCGATGTACGCCGGCCGCGCCGCGGGGATCAACGTTACGGAAGACGAAGCAGTCAAGTGGATGACCATCAATCCCGCATGGGCGCTGGAGCTGGACGACAAGATCGGCTCACTCGAACCCGGCAAGGATGCCGATGTGGTGTTGTGGAGCGGAGATCCGTTCAGCGTTTACACGAAGGCCGAGAAGGTCTGGATCGACGGCGCTATGCTGTTCAACCGTGACGACCCAGCACAGAACTGGCGCACCGACTTCGACCTGGGCTACGTGAAGGGAGAAACCCGCTGA
- a CDS encoding isoprenylcysteine carboxylmethyltransferase family protein: MTLSEVAKTIRIPLGFVLGIAYVLFARPTVGSLVLGGAIALTGVLVRAWASGHIDKNERLATSGPYAHTRNPLYFGSFLIAAGFAVAAHWSLLVAVVVFFLLIYYPTMQREIANIQGRFPDAYARYATNVPLFFPRPAPWRGDADSMNRFDSALYMKHGEWKAGLTYVLAMIWLAFRTLRK, from the coding sequence GTGACGCTTTCGGAAGTCGCAAAGACGATTCGCATCCCGCTGGGCTTCGTTCTGGGAATTGCGTACGTGCTGTTCGCGCGCCCGACCGTTGGCTCGCTCGTGCTTGGCGGAGCGATCGCGTTGACGGGTGTTCTGGTGCGTGCGTGGGCCTCCGGCCACATCGACAAGAATGAGAGGCTCGCGACGAGCGGGCCGTACGCGCACACTCGAAATCCGTTGTACTTCGGCAGCTTTCTGATCGCCGCGGGCTTTGCCGTGGCTGCGCACTGGAGCCTGCTTGTCGCGGTCGTCGTGTTCTTCCTGCTCATCTACTATCCAACGATGCAGCGCGAGATAGCGAACATCCAGGGACGCTTCCCGGACGCGTACGCTCGTTATGCGACCAATGTGCCGCTGTTCTTCCCGCGGCCGGCGCCGTGGCGTGGCGATGCGGACTCCATGAACCGCTTCGATTCGGCCCTCTACATGAAGCACGGGGAGTGGAAAGCCGGCCTAACTTACGTTCTGGCAATGATTTGGCTGGCGTTCCGGACCCTCCGGAAGTAA
- a CDS encoding glycerophosphodiester phosphodiesterase — translation MEFIAHRGVHDVFTENTLDAFQRAIDLGFHGVELDVHVTADGICVVNHDESVVTSRVALSIRGTYYDTLHAEAPLLPRLDAVLELVSGKAHAYVEIKNREVEVELAEVIRRSSAEASVHSFDHEVILRMRQLLPQLRTGILQTSRLVDSAHALRAAGATDLWQWHEFVDRALVEQVTAAGGRVIVWTANTPSEWRVFDDLGVAAICTDLPISPTLASTRSTHPRGSSLDANH, via the coding sequence ATGGAGTTCATCGCGCACCGCGGAGTCCATGACGTCTTCACCGAGAACACGCTGGATGCCTTCCAGCGCGCGATCGATCTCGGATTCCACGGTGTCGAGCTGGACGTACATGTAACCGCGGACGGCATCTGTGTCGTCAATCACGACGAGTCCGTCGTGACGTCCCGGGTCGCGCTATCCATTCGAGGCACCTACTACGACACGCTGCACGCCGAGGCCCCGCTGCTGCCGCGGCTCGATGCGGTTCTCGAGCTGGTCTCCGGAAAGGCACATGCCTACGTCGAGATCAAGAACCGCGAGGTCGAGGTCGAGCTCGCCGAGGTTATCCGGCGCAGCTCCGCCGAGGCTTCGGTCCACTCGTTCGATCACGAAGTGATCTTGCGCATGAGGCAGTTGCTGCCGCAACTTCGCACCGGGATTCTTCAGACCAGCCGGCTCGTGGACAGCGCCCACGCTCTCCGGGCCGCCGGCGCGACGGATCTCTGGCAGTGGCACGAGTTCGTCGATCGCGCGCTGGTCGAGCAGGTAACGGCGGCCGGCGGAAGGGTGATTGTGTGGACTGCAAACACCCCTTCGGAATGGCGCGTATTCGATGATCTGGGAGTCGCCGCGATCTGCACTGATCTGCCGATCAGTCCAACGTTGGCATCAACTCGAAGCACTCACCCGCGAGGCTCATCTCTGGATGCGAATCACTAG
- a CDS encoding amidohydrolase family protein: MKKQLLFAACVTFVTVAAAHAQTVAITGGTVYPVSGPAIQNGTVLMRDGKIVAVGADVAVPAGAQRIDATGKIVTPGFIDASTTLGLVEIGGEPSTRDANAKGTDAIAASFRSWDGLNSESVNWAPARNEGVTSAVVLPGGGLVSGGAAMVDLADGTAAQMIRRAPVAMIAQIDNPRSAQAGARGELIGKLRNLIEDVKFYQAHRADYDRSATRSLTAPRVDLEAMIPVVEGKLPLAIQAERVDDIQAALRLAKEFNLKIIIMGGAEAWLAANDLAAAHVPVVAGAMNNIPTSFETLNQRQENLGILSKAGVTTAIVGNNGDGDEELFNVRNIKYEAGNAVAYGMTHDAALRAVTLAPAEMFGVADHVGSLQPGRDANVVIWSGDPFEFSTHAEHVYIHGRDVIAPSRQDMLTQRYKTLPPKYSQP; the protein is encoded by the coding sequence ATGAAAAAGCAACTTCTATTTGCCGCGTGCGTGACGTTCGTTACCGTCGCGGCGGCACATGCGCAGACAGTCGCGATCACTGGCGGAACTGTGTATCCGGTGAGTGGTCCGGCGATTCAGAATGGTACGGTACTGATGCGCGATGGCAAGATCGTCGCGGTGGGTGCTGATGTAGCTGTTCCCGCCGGCGCTCAACGCATCGACGCGACCGGCAAGATCGTTACGCCGGGATTCATCGATGCATCGACGACGCTTGGTCTGGTCGAGATTGGTGGTGAGCCGAGCACGCGCGATGCCAACGCCAAGGGGACGGACGCAATCGCAGCCTCGTTCCGTTCGTGGGACGGACTCAACTCAGAGTCTGTGAACTGGGCACCGGCGCGCAATGAAGGTGTCACCAGTGCTGTCGTGCTGCCGGGCGGCGGTCTGGTATCCGGAGGAGCCGCGATGGTCGATCTGGCTGACGGCACTGCGGCGCAGATGATCCGGCGGGCACCCGTCGCGATGATCGCACAGATCGACAATCCGCGCAGCGCGCAGGCTGGCGCCCGGGGCGAGCTGATCGGCAAACTTCGGAACCTCATCGAGGACGTGAAGTTCTACCAGGCTCACAGGGCGGACTACGACCGTTCCGCGACGCGCAGCCTCACGGCGCCGCGCGTGGATCTGGAAGCAATGATCCCGGTCGTGGAAGGCAAGCTCCCTCTGGCGATTCAGGCCGAGCGAGTTGACGACATTCAGGCCGCGCTCCGGCTCGCGAAGGAGTTCAACCTCAAGATCATCATCATGGGTGGCGCCGAAGCATGGCTCGCTGCCAATGACCTCGCGGCGGCGCACGTGCCGGTCGTTGCGGGCGCGATGAACAACATTCCGACCAGCTTCGAGACACTGAACCAGCGTCAGGAGAATCTTGGAATCCTGAGCAAGGCGGGCGTCACCACCGCGATCGTCGGCAACAACGGCGACGGCGACGAGGAGCTGTTCAACGTGCGCAACATCAAGTACGAAGCAGGTAACGCAGTTGCGTACGGCATGACGCACGACGCGGCGTTGCGCGCCGTGACGCTCGCGCCGGCCGAGATGTTCGGCGTGGCGGATCACGTCGGCTCGCTGCAGCCGGGGCGTGATGCGAACGTTGTGATCTGGAGCGGAGACCCGTTCGAGTTCTCGACACACGCGGAGCACGTGTACATCCACGGTCGCGACGTGATCGCGCCGAGCCGGCAGGACATGCTGACTCAGCGATACAAGACACTACCGCCGAAGTATTCGCAGCCGTGA
- a CDS encoding TetR/AcrR family transcriptional regulator — MPDETTPTPADPTSAPAASTPRAPKLETLLAAAATTFATRGYSGTSMRDIAHDSGISLSGIYYYTRGKSSLLYEIQSRTIDALIASAAQALSRVTKPTDQLLQFVENHVSYSNEHPAFVRVLSHETAPDGSDERREAVEVKRKQYVDVLRDILDRVRQEFEAPVSTAFAADMLFAMMSGPRQWGVSDTELNVGIASRLIYDLFVHGFTGGTPPSSRA; from the coding sequence ATGCCCGACGAAACAACGCCCACCCCCGCCGACCCGACCTCAGCTCCAGCCGCCAGTACCCCGCGCGCGCCCAAGCTGGAAACGCTCCTGGCCGCCGCTGCCACGACCTTCGCGACCCGCGGCTACAGCGGAACGAGTATGCGTGACATCGCGCACGATTCCGGCATCTCGCTGTCCGGCATCTACTATTACACCCGCGGCAAGTCGTCGCTCCTCTACGAGATTCAGTCCCGCACCATAGACGCCCTCATCGCCTCGGCAGCCCAGGCTCTGTCCCGCGTTACCAAGCCGACTGACCAGCTGCTCCAGTTCGTGGAGAATCACGTCTCGTATTCCAACGAGCACCCCGCCTTCGTGCGCGTTCTGTCGCACGAGACCGCGCCGGACGGCTCGGACGAGCGCCGGGAAGCGGTCGAGGTCAAGCGAAAGCAGTACGTCGATGTCCTGCGTGACATCCTCGATCGCGTGCGCCAGGAGTTCGAGGCACCAGTCTCCACCGCCTTCGCCGCCGACATGCTCTTCGCGATGATGAGCGGGCCGCGCCAGTGGGGAGTGTCCGACACGGAGCTCAATGTCGGGATCGCGTCCCGGCTCATCTATGATCTGTTCGTGCACGGCTTTACCGGAGGAACTCCGCCCTCAAGCCGGGCGTGA
- a CDS encoding M20/M25/M40 family metallo-hydrolase: MQQKTLLIAALCVAAPCSAQRISKPISPPSKAAAPAGDAATLRIGAQRYRRSHEATILHEFSDLLALPNVASDHLNIRRNADMLVAMLRKRGVDARTLELEGASPAVYGVLTAPGATHTVILYAHYDGQPVTASQWATPPWSPTLRDKSLAEGGKTIAFPVDNTTRVSGEARIYARSSGDDKASIVAMLTALDALHASGRKPSVNVKFLFEGEEEAGSPHLLAILQRYRELLTGDVLLLCDGPEHQSGKQQLLFGVRGTASMELTVYGATAALHSGHYGNWAPNPGAMLANLIASMRDDDGHIRIAGFYDDVAPVSRAERAAIRAVPPIDSALRRSLGLVRTEDNNAPLAERLMAPALNVRGLSYGSVGEHAANVISTEAHASFDFRLVPDETPERVREIVDGHIRKQGYFVTSDSVTMAMRLAHPRIARVVWAAGGYPANRTAMDSPVARAVINVAADSTGKPPVVLPTMGASAPSYVFAQTLHVPVIIVPIANYDDNQHAANENLRVQNLWDGIELYTEIMGRIGTVAWR; the protein is encoded by the coding sequence ATGCAGCAAAAGACTCTTCTGATCGCAGCGCTGTGCGTTGCTGCTCCCTGCAGCGCGCAACGCATTTCCAAGCCAATCTCACCGCCGTCAAAAGCCGCCGCTCCTGCCGGTGATGCGGCGACGCTCCGCATCGGAGCGCAACGATACCGCCGTTCCCACGAAGCGACGATCCTGCATGAGTTCTCGGATCTTCTCGCGCTGCCGAACGTTGCCTCCGACCATCTGAATATTCGCCGCAATGCAGACATGCTCGTAGCGATGCTCAGGAAGCGAGGAGTCGATGCCCGCACGCTCGAGCTGGAAGGCGCGTCGCCGGCTGTCTATGGCGTACTCACGGCGCCGGGCGCGACGCACACCGTCATTCTGTATGCGCACTACGACGGCCAACCTGTCACCGCGTCGCAATGGGCAACGCCGCCCTGGTCGCCGACGCTTCGCGACAAATCACTGGCCGAGGGTGGAAAGACGATCGCGTTTCCTGTGGACAATACGACGCGCGTCAGTGGCGAGGCGCGCATCTATGCGCGGTCATCCGGCGACGACAAGGCAAGCATCGTCGCGATGCTTACCGCCCTCGACGCGCTACATGCGAGCGGGCGCAAGCCGTCGGTAAATGTCAAATTTCTTTTCGAGGGCGAGGAGGAAGCCGGCTCCCCTCATCTGCTCGCGATCCTGCAGCGCTATCGCGAGCTGCTGACGGGCGACGTGCTTTTGCTGTGTGACGGGCCCGAGCATCAGAGCGGCAAGCAGCAGTTGCTCTTTGGTGTACGTGGCACGGCGAGCATGGAGCTCACCGTTTATGGTGCCACGGCTGCGCTGCACAGCGGACACTACGGCAACTGGGCGCCCAATCCTGGCGCAATGCTCGCGAATCTCATCGCCAGCATGCGTGATGACGACGGCCACATCAGGATCGCCGGCTTCTACGACGACGTTGCGCCTGTCTCGCGCGCGGAGCGGGCCGCGATCCGAGCCGTGCCGCCGATCGATTCAGCGTTGCGCCGCTCGCTCGGTCTCGTTCGAACGGAGGACAACAACGCTCCACTCGCCGAGCGACTCATGGCACCAGCGCTCAACGTGCGCGGCCTGAGCTACGGCAGCGTTGGCGAGCACGCAGCGAATGTGATCTCGACGGAAGCGCACGCGTCCTTCGATTTCCGCCTGGTTCCAGACGAGACGCCGGAGCGCGTGCGCGAGATCGTTGACGGGCACATCCGAAAGCAGGGTTACTTCGTTACCAGCGACAGCGTGACGATGGCAATGCGATTGGCTCATCCGCGAATCGCGCGCGTGGTATGGGCGGCCGGTGGCTATCCCGCGAATCGCACCGCGATGGATTCACCGGTCGCGCGGGCCGTCATCAACGTCGCCGCCGACAGCACCGGGAAGCCACCCGTGGTGTTGCCGACGATGGGTGCCAGTGCGCCGAGTTACGTGTTCGCACAGACTCTGCACGTACCGGTGATCATCGTGCCGATCGCCAATTACGACGACAACCAGCACGCCGCGAATGAGAATCTGCGCGTCCAGAACCTGTGGGACGGCATCGAGCTGTATACGGAGATAATGGGCCGGATTGGGACGGTGGCTTGGCGGTAG
- a CDS encoding acyl-CoA dehydrogenase has product MDDSFYFSEQHFAVRDTVRGFARDHVAPVAAKLDAEGKFLWDNVKGMGELGLLGVPWPEELGGAGLDLTSYIIAIHEMAKVDASHAITISAHTTLGTSPIVKFGNDAQRKRYVPLLASGKVLGGFGLTEPSAGSDAGGTRTRAEKRGDRYIINGSKIFITHGGVGEIFVVTAVTDPSRGTKGISSFILTKPTTDLETAKQIGIGHDESLPAMKGFRAGKKEDKLGWRSSDTRELIFEDVEVPEENRLGNEGEGFTNFMQTLDSGRIGIGALSLGIAEGAYEQALRYASERKQFGKPIADFQGVQFQLSDMATEIEAGRHLVFHAAWLSQHGKPFGKEAAMAKLFCSELAMRATTKAVQIHGGYGYTKDYPVERMMRDAKICEIGEGTSEIQRLVIGRHILRGLTA; this is encoded by the coding sequence ATGGACGATTCCTTCTACTTCTCCGAACAACATTTTGCAGTGCGCGACACTGTCCGCGGATTCGCGCGGGATCACGTCGCACCGGTTGCAGCGAAGCTCGACGCGGAAGGAAAGTTTCTCTGGGACAACGTCAAGGGAATGGGTGAGCTCGGGCTGCTCGGCGTACCCTGGCCGGAAGAACTGGGCGGCGCCGGTCTCGATCTCACGTCCTACATCATCGCCATCCATGAGATGGCAAAAGTCGATGCGTCGCACGCGATAACGATCTCCGCCCACACGACCCTCGGCACGTCGCCCATCGTCAAGTTCGGCAACGATGCGCAACGCAAGCGCTACGTCCCACTGCTTGCGTCCGGCAAGGTGCTCGGCGGGTTCGGTCTCACGGAACCTTCGGCTGGAAGCGACGCCGGCGGAACGCGCACACGCGCGGAGAAGCGCGGGGACCGCTACATAATCAACGGTTCCAAGATCTTCATCACGCACGGCGGAGTCGGCGAGATATTCGTCGTCACCGCGGTGACGGACCCGAGCCGCGGAACCAAAGGAATCAGCTCGTTCATTCTCACCAAGCCGACTACCGACCTCGAGACAGCGAAGCAGATCGGAATAGGGCACGACGAGTCGCTTCCAGCCATGAAGGGATTCCGCGCCGGCAAGAAGGAAGACAAGCTCGGCTGGCGCTCCTCCGACACGCGCGAGCTGATATTCGAAGATGTCGAGGTTCCAGAGGAGAATCGCCTCGGCAACGAGGGTGAGGGCTTCACGAACTTCATGCAGACGCTGGATTCGGGTCGTATCGGCATCGGCGCTCTGTCGCTCGGGATCGCCGAGGGTGCGTACGAGCAGGCGCTGAGATACGCGTCGGAACGAAAGCAGTTCGGGAAGCCAATCGCGGATTTCCAGGGCGTGCAGTTTCAGCTATCCGACATGGCGACAGAGATCGAGGCGGGGCGGCATCTCGTATTCCACGCGGCGTGGCTGTCGCAGCACGGCAAGCCATTCGGCAAGGAAGCAGCGATGGCCAAGCTGTTCTGCTCGGAGCTGGCGATGCGTGCGACCACGAAGGCCGTCCAGATCCACGGTGGCTACGGCTACACGAAGGACTACCCGGTCGAGCGAATGATGCGCGACGCCAAGATCTGCGAGATCGGGGAGGGGACGTCGGAGATTCAGCGCCTCGTGATCGGCCGCCACATACTGCGCGGGCTCACCGCGTGA